From the genome of Thalassoglobus sp. JC818:
GGAGCGTCAAAAAGAGAAGCACAATTGCCGAGAGCGAGATCGTTCTTTGCCAACTGGAGCCTCGAGTCGTCATCAAGTCTACTCGCTTGTCCAAAGTCACAGAAGGTACGCCTGCAGTTGGTCACGTCTTGACGTTTTCGCGATTGATATCACAGCTTGCAGTTGCCGCCAGTTATTCAATCGGAACCTTGTAACTAATGGCTCCAATTGGTGATCCTTCAGGCACATCGGCGTAATGAGCGTGACACATCACACACTTTTCCATAACAACTGGCACGGGAGTCATGACACGCAGGTAGGACTTTTCACCATCGACAACAACTTTTTCATGCTGTTGTGCTCCCTGCTTTAGCTTCTTGATCCCGGCCTTTTCGAAAGCGTCTTTAGCAACGTTCTCGGGTTCGTACGGTTCTCCAGAAGCATCGATAAGACGAATCTTCGTCTCACCCGAGTCTGAAATGTTCTTGAACAACAAAACCGCAGCGCTCCCGGCGGCGAAATCATCGTCACCATGCACGTATTTGTCGGTGATCAGCACGATAGTTTGTTTGAAAATGTTATCGAGTTCGTTGACCTTCTTTCGTGTCCGTTCCACAGCTGCCTGCTCGGCACCTTTCGCACTCTGCACATCTGAATTCGCCGCTTTGACATCTTCCGCCTGAACAGTCGCTTCTGTTCCGACAGGTCCACTCGAGAGCAACCCCAACGCGAACAGGAACATGGCGAACGCAGTAAGAATCATTCTCTTCATGACAGCTTCTCTCCAGTGTCGAAGAACCAGATTGGCACACAGCCTCAAAACATGTATAACCAGTGCATGTTTTGCACCTTTTAACTGCTCAACTACCTCCAGGTCAAGAGTTCCTCCAATGAATTGCGACGAAGACCACTCGATCCCAGACTGGATTCTGGAGCACCCCGAAACGATGCGCGTCTTCGAGACACTTGGGTTCGACGTG
Proteins encoded in this window:
- a CDS encoding DUF3365 domain-containing protein; this encodes MKRMILTAFAMFLFALGLLSSGPVGTEATVQAEDVKAANSDVQSAKGAEQAAVERTRKKVNELDNIFKQTIVLITDKYVHGDDDFAAGSAAVLLFKNISDSGETKIRLIDASGEPYEPENVAKDAFEKAGIKKLKQGAQQHEKVVVDGEKSYLRVMTPVPVVMEKCVMCHAHYADVPEGSPIGAISYKVPIE